Within the Maribacter sp. BPC-D8 genome, the region AACGGGCAACCAAGCGATTGCAATTAGAAGGGACTTCAGATTTTTACACAAAATTACATCAAGGTAAATCGGGTAATGAGGCAAATCCGATATTTTATGTAAGTCATAGTCCGTGGAATTTGTATAGATATCTTGAGCTATTCTTGAAAACGAATAATTTTCCTAAAGGTCCTATTTTATTGCGTAGTATGGCTAGCTTTAAAATGAGGAAGAAGAGTGATGAGAAGCCGCAGAAGCAAAAAGAGATATCGAACTTATTAAAATCCTATCCAGATTTAAAATTTATACTAATCGGTGATAGTGGTGAAAAAGATGGCGATATTTATCAGGAGATTTCCACGCTATTTCCTGGTAGAATAAAAGCCATTTATTTACGAAGTGTAAATCACTCAAAACGAATGAAGAGAATAGAAAATCTATTTGTAGATTTTAAGGATATTCCCTTTTTAATGGTCAATAAAACAGCAGAAGCTATAGACCACGCCAAGAAAAACGGATTCATTTAAGCTTTAGTCCTTTTTTATGTTTTGAATGGGAATCCACCTGCTCTCATCAAAATCATTGAGTGCATTGATCAACTGAAAACTTTCAAAATTTTGCAGCTCATCTACCGAAATAGATTTCTCGACAATACGGTTTATAGCTAAAAGTCTTGCTCTGCAAGTACCTTCAAGCAGTGGAGTAGAAGGCGTTACTATTTGCTTGCCATCAAAGAAAAGTATATTTGAGTAAGATGCGTCTGTAACTAGTCCGTTTTTAATAATCAAAACATCATCAGCTTCTTCTCTTTTTAGAAAGAGTGCATTTAACTTTTTACGATTGTTCTTTTTTAAGGCGTAAGAGATGGTGTCGTCGTTTACTACTTTTAATGATGTAGGTATACTATTTTCATATTCAGAAAAAGAGAAACGGGTACCGTTCTGTTTGTAGCCAATGCGCAACTTATATTTTAAGTTGTCGTCTAAATTTGTTAGATGTATGCCATCAAATAACGTATAGGTTGGGTGTGTTTTATATTGCAGTATATAAGACCTGTTAAATCTAGCCTCATGGTATGCGGCATTCTTAATTTGGCTATTCTCAATGCAAACAGATTCAAATAATGGGTACATATATTTTTTCTAAAAGTTCTTGGTACTCCTCTTCCATCTCGCTCAAGTGAGTAATGCCACCGCCACTTTTGTAAAAAAGCTTTTTATTAATTTTTTCAATAAACCGGATGCTTACGGCACTGTCAATTTGGTCTCCGTCGAATACACCAAAGATTCCGGTATAGAATCCACGTGGTTCAATTTCCGCTTTAGAAATAATTTCTAAAGTTTTCTTTTTTGGTGCTCCGCTTATTGATCCTGCCGGTAATGTTTTTAGTAATAAAGAGGTAAAGTTATCTTTCCAGTTCTCAGGTAATTCTCCTTGAATTTCGGTACTGGTCTGCAATAGTTCTTGATCTCCTTTTTTAATTTTATCTACGAATCTAAATTTATTGACCCTTACTTTTTTTGCAATCATAGAAAGGTCGTTTCGTATAAGGTCTACGATAGTATTATGCTCGTACAGTTCTTTTTTATTCGACAATAATAGTTCTTCAGCATTCGGCACATTGCTGTTGATGGTGCCTTTCATTGGGTACGAGAAAATGTTTCCGTCTTTAATCTTGAGGTAGCATTCTGGTGAGAAAACAACGAATTTGTCTTTGTAAAGAAGCTTATATGGGGCATGGGCTTTTTGATAAATCTCATTAAAATCTAATGCTGTGTTAAGAGCGGTAGGGAATGTAAGATTTAGCAAAAAGCTATTGCCATTATTTAGTTCTTGTTTAACGGTGTTAAAGGCTTTCTCGTAAATTTCTTTAGAAACCAATTTTGGTTTTAAGTCAAAATCGACACCTTCAAGATTAGTTTTAGCTAGATTTTCATCATTACCATTTCCTTTAATATTGAAGAAGATGTTTTCGTTTGCAGCTTCTTCAAAGGTAAAAACCTGTTTTACTGATTTTTCAAAATCGATGATGAATAAAAACGGAATTCCATCTTGAAGAAAGCGAGTCGCTTTTTTTTCAAAATTTTCCATTGGTTTCGAACTTTGCGAAAGTGAACTTAAAATAGACCGTTAATTTGAGCGTCAATTTTGTTAAGTATGCTACCTAAATCTTCAGGGTTGTCAACAAAATCTAAATCGTCTACATCGATGATCAATAAGTTTCCTTTTTCATACCCATGAATCCAAGCTTCATAACGTTCGTTCAATCGGCTTAAGTAATCAATTGAAATCGAGTTTTCATATTCTCTGCCTCTTTTGTGAATTTGCTTCACCAAATTAGGGATAGAGCTACGTAGGTAGATTAAAAGATCTGGCGGGTCAACTAAGGTCTCCATCAAATCAAATAAACTAGAATAGTTCTGAAAATCTCTATTGGTCATAAGACCCATAGCATGTAAGTTGGGTGCAAAAATATGCGCATCCTCATAAATAGTTCTATCCTGAATTATTTCTTTACCGCTTTCCTTAATTTGAAGAATTTGGCGGTACCTACTGTTTAAAAAGTATATCTGAAGATTAAAACTCCAGCGTTCCATCTGATTGTAAAAATCATCTAAATATGGGTTCTCAACAACATCTTCATAATGAGCTTCCCATTTATAATGTTTTGAAAGTAATCTAGTTAGGGTTGTTTTTCCTGCACCGATATTTCCGGCAACTGCTATGTGCATAGAATTAAATTGATTAATGGTTGTGTT harbors:
- a CDS encoding aminotransferase class IV is translated as MYPLFESVCIENSQIKNAAYHEARFNRSYILQYKTHPTYTLFDGIHLTNLDDNLKYKLRIGYKQNGTRFSFSEYENSIPTSLKVVNDDTISYALKKNNRKKLNALFLKREEADDVLIIKNGLVTDASYSNILFFDGKQIVTPSTPLLEGTCRARLLAINRIVEKSISVDELQNFESFQLINALNDFDESRWIPIQNIKKD
- a CDS encoding aminodeoxychorismate synthase component I translates to MENFEKKATRFLQDGIPFLFIIDFEKSVKQVFTFEEAANENIFFNIKGNGNDENLAKTNLEGVDFDLKPKLVSKEIYEKAFNTVKQELNNGNSFLLNLTFPTALNTALDFNEIYQKAHAPYKLLYKDKFVVFSPECYLKIKDGNIFSYPMKGTINSNVPNAEELLLSNKKELYEHNTIVDLIRNDLSMIAKKVRVNKFRFVDKIKKGDQELLQTSTEIQGELPENWKDNFTSLLLKTLPAGSISGAPKKKTLEIISKAEIEPRGFYTGIFGVFDGDQIDSAVSIRFIEKINKKLFYKSGGGITHLSEMEEEYQELLEKIYVPII
- a CDS encoding deoxynucleoside kinase, translating into MHIAVAGNIGAGKTTLTRLLSKHYKWEAHYEDVVENPYLDDFYNQMERWSFNLQIYFLNSRYRQILQIKESGKEIIQDRTIYEDAHIFAPNLHAMGLMTNRDFQNYSSLFDLMETLVDPPDLLIYLRSSIPNLVKQIHKRGREYENSISIDYLSRLNERYEAWIHGYEKGNLLIIDVDDLDFVDNPEDLGSILNKIDAQINGLF